The following proteins are encoded in a genomic region of Brachypodium distachyon strain Bd21 chromosome 1, Brachypodium_distachyon_v3.0, whole genome shotgun sequence:
- the LOC100826795 gene encoding RNA-binding protein CP29B, chloroplastic, with protein sequence MAATLFSTSLSPQFLSFTTSSSSKPVPSAFFPSKLPQLRALAAAGWRQPLAPLAVALSSDVETDDAEESAGEFSEDLRVFVGNLPFSVDSAQLAGLFEQAGSVEMVEVIYDKLTGRSRGFGFVTMSTVEEVEEAVEQLNGYVLDGRTIKVNSGPPPPRDQSSPRGFREQSSGGFRQQSSRGPSGGDNRVYVGNLSWNVDDSALANLFNEQGSVLGARVIYDRESGRSRGFGFVTYGSSEEVEKAVSNLDGTDLDGRQIRVTVAEARQPRREY encoded by the exons ATGGCGGCCACGCTCTTCTCCACCTCCCTCTCCCCCCAGTTCCTCTCCTTCaccacttcctcctcctccaaacCCGTTCCGTCCGCATTCTTCCCCTCGAAGCTCCCGCAGCTCcgtgccctcgccgccgctggctgGAGACAACCACTCGCACCCTTGGCCGTGGCCTTGTCGTCGGATGTCGAGACGGACGACGCGGAGGAGTCTGCGGGGGAGTTCTCGGAGGACCTGAGGGTGTTCGTCGGCAACCTACCCTTCAGCGTCGACAGCGCCCAGCTCGCCGGGCTATTCGAGCAAGCCGGCTCCGTCGAGATGGTCGAG GTCATCTACGACAAATTGACTGGAAGAAGCCGTGGATTTGGGTTTGTGACGATGTCTACTGTCGAAGAAGTCGAGGAGGCTGTTGAGCAATTAAATGGCTAT GTACTCGATGGGAGAACAATAAAGGTGAATtcagggccgccgccacccagaGATCAGTCCTCGCCTAGAGGATTTAGAGAGCAATCTTCTGGGGGATTCAGGCAGCAGTCGTCACGAGGACCCAGTGGTGGGGATAACAGAGTCTATGTGGGTAACCTTTCTTGGAATGTTGATGACTCAGCTCTTGCAAACCTGTTCAATGAGCAAGGGAGTGTCCTGGGAGCTAGAGTCATCTATGACAGGGAGAGTGGAAGGTCAAGGGGATTTGGTTTTGTCACATATGGTTCCAGCGAAGAAGTTGAGAAAGCAGTATCTAATCTTGATGGCACC GACTTGGATGGCAGGCAGATCCGCGTTACAGTAGCAGAAGCGAGACAACCAAGGCGAGAATATTGA
- the LOC100837599 gene encoding cystathionine gamma-synthase 1, chloroplastic, which yields MATLSFSSPPSFAGDNSGALTSATILRFPPNFVRQLSTKARRNCSNIGVAQIVAAAWSDRSARPSHTGGGCRARGATSHAAAASAAASATAAAEVGAIPNAKLAQPSAAALAERTLLGSDASLSVHAGERLGRRIATDAITTPVVNTSAYWFSSSQELIDFKEGRHASFEYGRYGNPTTEALEKKMSALEKAESTVFVASGMYASVAMLSTLVPAGGHIVTTTDLYRKTRIYMETELPKRGITMTVIKPADMNALQDALDKNNVSLFFTETPTNPFLRCIDIELVSNMCHSKGALLCIDSTFASPINQKALPLGADIVVHSATKYIAGHNDVIGGCISGRDELVSKVRIYHHVVGGVLNPNASYLILRGMKTLHLRVQCQNNTALRMAQFLEEHPKIARVYYPGLPSHPEHHIAKSQMTGFGGVVSFEVNGDFDSTRKFIDSVKIPYHAPSFGGCESIIDQPAIMSYWDSKEQRDIYGIKDNLIRFSVGVEDFEDLKNDIVQALDKI from the exons ATGGCaaccctctccttctcctccccgccgTCCTTCGCCGGCGACAACAGCGGCGCCCTCACCTCCGCCACCATCCTCCGATTCCCGCCCAACTTCGTCCGCCAGCTTAGCACCAAGGCTCGCCGCAACTGCAGTAACATTGGTGTCGCGCagatcgtcgccgccgcttgGTCCGACCGCTCCGCTCGCCCTTCCCACACCGGCGGCGGATGCCGCGCCCGCGGCGCCACCTCccacgccgcggccgcctccgccgccgcctcagcgacggcggcagccGAGGTTGGCGCCATCCCCAACGCCAAGCTCGCGcagccgtccgccgccgcattGGCCGAGCGTACCCTGCTCGGTTCCGATGCCAGCCTCTCCGTCCATGCAG GCGAGAGGCTAGGGAGAAGGATCGCCACAGACGCGATCACCACGCCAGTAGTGAACACCTCCGCCTACTGGTTTAGTAGCTCACAGGAGCTCATCGACTTCAAG GAGGGGAGGCATGCTAGCTTTGAGTATGGGAGGTATGGGAACCCGACCACTGAGGcgctggagaagaagatgag TGCACTGGAGAAAGCCGAGTCCACCGTCTTTGTGGCGTCAGGTATGTATGCAAGTGTGGCTATGCTCAGCACACTTGTCCCAGCAGGCGGGCACATCGTGACCACCACAGATTTGTACCGCAAGACAAGAATTTACATGGAGACTGAGCTCCCTAAGAGGGGAATTACG ATGACTGTCATTAAACCTGCTGACATGAATGCTCTCCAAGATGCACTTGATAAGAACAAT GTATCTCTATTCTTCACAGAGACTCCTACTAATCCATTTCTCAGATGCATTGATATTGAGCTTGTCTCCAATATGTGCCATAGCAAGGGAGCATTGCTTTGCATTGATAGTACCTTTGCCTCCCCTATCAACCAGAAGGCACTGCCTTTAGGCGCCGACATAGTTGTTCATTCTGCAACGAAGTACATCGCCGGGCACAATGAT GTTATTGGAGGCTGTATCAGTGGCCGAGATGAGCTAGTTTCCAAGGTCCGCATTTATCACCATGTAGTTGGTGGTGTTCTAAATCCG AATGCTTCCTACCTGATCCTTCGGGGGATGAAAACACTGCATCTCCGTGTTCAATGCCAGAATAATACTGCCCTGCGGATGGCCCAATTTTTAGAGGAACATCCAAAG ATTGCACGTGTCTACTATCCTGGCTTGCCAAGTCACCCAGAACATCACATTGCCAAGAGCCAAATGACTGGCTTTGGTGGTGTTGTCAGTTTTGAG GTTAATGGAGACTTCGATTCTACTAGGAAATTCATTGATTCTGTTAAGATACCCTACCACGCCCCTTCATTTGGGGGTTGTGAGAGCATAATTGATCAGCCTGCCATCATGTCCTACTG GGATTCGAAGGAGCAGAGAGACATCTACGGGATCAAGGACAACCTGATCAGGTTCAGCGTTGGAGTGGAGGATTTTGAGGACCTGAAGAATGACATTGTTCAGGCCCTTGACAAGATCTAA
- the LOC100829226 gene encoding transmembrane emp24 domain-containing protein p24delta9: protein MILYIEILHRYKNRRSQKKIEKEKKNKDNVVVPLPLGCLGSSPRTITAALLRSARQPSPSSITMATHVPGSLFSFLVVLLFSCALTAGALRFDLYSGHTKCISDDIKVGAMAVGKYHIVQPEDSSQLPDPQRISLRVTSPYGNSLHYSENVQSGNFAFTASEAGDYLACFWAPDFRPPSTVAFEFDWRGGVAAKDWSTVAKKGQVDIMELELKKLEDTIKSIHEEMFYLREREEEMQELNWRTNSRMAWLSFLSLGICLPVAALQLWHLKNFFERKKLL from the exons ATGATTCTCTATATAGAAATACTCCATCGATATAAAAATAGAcgatcacaaaaaaaaatagaaaaagaaaagaaaaataaggaCAACGTAGTAGTCCCACTCCCACTGGGTTGCCTCGGCTCATCGCCTCGAACGATCACCGCGGCGCTTCTCCGATCTGCCCGCCAGCCTTCTCCCTCGTCCATCACCATGGCGACCCACGTTCCCGGATCCCTATTCTCGTTCCTCGTcgttctcctcttctcctgcGCCCTGACCGCCGGCGCTCTGCGGTTCGACCTGTACTCGGGCCACACAAAGTGCATCTCCGACGACATCAAGGtcggcgccatggccgtcgGCAAGTACCACATCGTGCAGCCCGAGGACTCCTCTCAGCTCCCGGACCCCCAACGCATCTCGCTGCGGGTCACCTCGCCCTACGGCAACAGCCTGCACTACTCGGAGAACGTGCAGTCGGGCAATTTCGCCTTCACGGCGTCCGAGGCCGGGGACTACCTCGCCTGCTTCTGGGCGCCCGACTTCCGCCCGCCCTCCACCGTCGCCTTCGAGTTCGActggcgcggcggcgtcgccgccAAGGACTGGAGCACCGTCGCCAAGAAGGGCCAGGTCGAT ATAATGGAACTTGAGCTCAAGAAACTTGAGGATACCATCAAATCTATCCATGAAGAAATGTTCTATCTTCGTGAAAG ggaggaggagatgcagGAACTGAACTGGAGAACCAACTCACGGATGGCTTGGCTTAGTTTCCTCTCACTTGGTATCTGCTTACCAGTGGCAGCGTTGCAGTTGTGGCATCTGAAGAACTTCTTTGAGAGAAAGAAGCTGCTATGA
- the LOC100838355 gene encoding WAT1-related protein At5g07050, whose amino-acid sequence MEEGGGRDVEVPVSTEVKKTANRMKVECLALPLGMVMVQLFTVVTMVLSKLALNIGMHPLVLLVYRNLIGAAVVAPLAVVFEWEMRKKVNLRVMGWISINGTFGVLLAMGLYYWGLRITSAAYAVNFLNLIPVATFIIAVALRVEMLVLSNWAGRMKLLGAVVGVAGTMVVTICKGKLLVHPSPSHHFLQPSSHSSSAAASSPLHQNHSSVAGTLFLCGSCLSYALWFIIQARVAKLFPSRYWATAFTCASGSLQSALVAAVAAAMGFTSDQGMSWRLGWDLQLATVAYSGVFNTGATFLLVSWAVARRGPIYPPMFNSLSLVVTAVVDSVLLGTDVYLGGVLGTVLVVVGLYAFLWGKGKELAAVASAKPDDDDIA is encoded by the exons atggaggagggaggcggccgcgACGTGGAGGTGCCGGTGTCGACGGAGGTGAAGAAGACGGCAAATAGGATGAAGGTGGAGTGTCTGGCCCTGCCGCTGGGCATGGTCATGGTTCAGCTATTCACCGTGGTCACGATGGTTCTCTCCAAGCTTGCCCTCAACATCGGAATGCACCCGTTGGTGCTGCTCGTCTACCGCAACCtcatcggcgccgccgtcgtcgcccccctcgccgtcgtcttcgAGTG GGAGATGAGGAAGAAAGTGAACCTCCGCGTGATGGGCTGGATTTCCATTAACGGAACATTCGG AGTTTTGCTGGCAATGGGGCTCTACTACTGGGGCCTACGTATCACCAGCGCGGCCTACGCCGTCAACTTCCTCAACCTCATCCCCGTGGCCACCTTCATCATCGCCGTCGCGCTCCG GGTGGAGATGCTGGTGCTGAGCAACTGGGCAGGCAGGATGAAGCTCCTGGGCGCGGTGGTGGGCGTCGCCGGCACCATGGTGGTCACCATCTGCAAAGGCAAGCTACTAGTACACCCTTCACCCAGCCACCACTTCCTCCAACCGTCGTCCCACTCTTCCTCCGCGGCGGCTTCTTCCCCTCTTCACCAGAACCACAGCAGCGTCGCCGGCACCCTGTTCCTCTGCGGGAGCTGCCTGAGCTACGCGCTGTGGTTCATCATCCAGGCCCGGGTCGCCAAGCTGTTCCCGTCCAGGTACTGGGCCACGGCGTTCACCTGCGCCtccgggagcctccagtccgccctcgtcgccgcggtggccgccgccatgggctTCACTTCCGATCAGGGGATGTCGTGGAGGCTGGGATGGGACCTGCAGCTCGCCACCGTGGCCTACTCCGGCGTCTTCAACACGGGCGCCACGTTCCTGCTCGTGTCGTGGGCCGTGGCCCGCCGAGGGCCCATCTACCCGCCCATGTTTAACTCCCTCTCCCTCGTGGTCACCGCCGTCGTCGACTCTGTCCTGCTCGGCACCGACGTCTACCTCGGCGGCGTGCTGGGAACCGTGCTCGTCGTCGTGGGCCTTTACGCCTTCCTCTGGGGAAAAGGCAAGGAGCTCGCCGCCGTTGCCAGCGCCAAGCCGGATGACGACGACATTGCCTAG
- the LOC100838656 gene encoding probable polyamine transporter At3g13620: protein MNRETHLGDASPKPKNLDGDAAAVLPAAAASVDGGGGGGHGARNKLSLVPLIFLIFFEVAGGPYGAEPAVQSAGPLFALLGFLIFPFIWAIPEALVTAELSTAMPGNGGFVVWADRAFGPFSGSLMGTWKYVSGAINGAAFPALCADYLARVIPAVADGGARVATIVTFNVALSFLNYTGLSVVGWSAVALGVASLSPFLLMSGIALPKIRPHRWGATAGEKDWKLFFNTLFWNLNYWDSVSTMAGEVERPGKTFPTALMASVAMTSLGYLLPLMAATGAIDAPPDQWGNGFFADAAGIIAGDWLKYWIEVGAVLSSIGLYSATLSSAAFQLLGMADLGLLPRVFALRAPVFNTPWVSIVVTSLITLGMSFLSFNNIVAAANFLYSLGMLLEFATFVWLRIKRPDMPRPYRVPLRLPGTVILCLVPSGFLVFVMAIAGWKVYAISAIFTAAGVGVYYLMKFCKARGFLKFGTVDGEEMMYERHHQESRNPSV, encoded by the exons ATGAATCGAGAAACGCATCTCGGGGACGCCTCGCCCAAGCCAAAGAAcctcgacggcgacgcggccgccgtcctcccggcggctgcggcttccgttgacggaggcggcggcggaggccatggCGCGAGGAACAAGCTGTCCCTGGTCCCGCtcatcttcctcatcttcttcgAGGTCGCCGGCGGGCCCTACGGCGCCGAGCCGGCCGTGCAGTCGGCGGGGCCCCTGTTCGCGCTGCTGGGCTTCCTCATCTTCCCCTTCATCTGGGCCATCCCGGAGGCCCTGGTCACGGCCGAGCTCTCCACGGCGATGCCCGGGAACGGCGGCTTCGTGGTGTGGGCCGACCGCGCCTTCGGCCCATTCTCGGGTTCCCTCATGGGCACCTGGAAGTACGTCTCCGGGGCCATCAACGGCGCCGCCTTCCCGGCGCTCTGCGCCGACTACCTGGCCCGCGTCATCCCGGCcgtcgccgacggcggcgcccggGTCGCCACCATCGTCACCTTCAACGTCGCTCTCTCCTTCCTCAACTACACGGGCCTCAGCGTCGTGGGCTGGTCCGCCGTGGCGCTCGGGGTCGCCTCGCTCTCGCCCTTCCTGCTCATGTCCGGCATCGCGCTGCCCAAGATCCGGCCGCACCGCTGGGGCGCCACGGCAGGGGAGAAGGACTGGAAGCTCTTCTTCAACACGCTCTTCTGGAACCTCAACTACTGGGACAGCGTCAGCACCAtggccggcgaggtggagcggcCCGGCAAGACGTTCCCCACGGCGCTCATGGCGTCCGTCGCCATGACGTCGCTCGGCTACCTGCTTCCGCTCAtggccgccaccggcgccatcGACGCGCCGCCGGACCAATGGGGGAAcggcttcttcgccgacgCCGCAG GCATCATCGCGGGCGATTGGCTCAAGTACTGGATCGAGGTCGGCGCGGTGCTGTCCTCAATCGGCCTCTACTCGGCTACACTGAGCAGCGCGGCGTTCCAGCTGCTGGGCATGGCGGACCTGGGCCTCCTCCCCCGCGTGTTCGCGCTGCGCGCCCCGGTCTTCAACACGCCCTGGGTCAGCATCGTGGTCACCAGCCTCATCACCCTCGGCATGTCATTCCTCAGCTTCAACAACATCGTGGCCGCGGCCAACTTCCTCTACagcctcggcatgctcctcgAGTTCGCCACCTTCGTCTGGCTCCGCATCAAGCGGCCCGACATGCCGCGCCCCTACCGCGTGCCGCTGCGCCTCCCGGGCACGGTGATCCTCTGCCTCGTCCCCTCGGGGTTCCTCGTCTTCGTCATGGCAATCGCCGGGTGGAAGGTGTACGCCATCAGCGCCATTTTCACGGCGGCCGGAGTTGGGGTGTACTACCTCATGAAGTTCTGCAAGGCAAGAGGGTTCCTCAAGTTCGGCAccgtcgacggcgaggagatGATGTATGAGCGTCACCACCAGGAGAGTAGGAACCCCAGTGTCTGA